Proteins from one Lonchura striata isolate bLonStr1 chromosome 6, bLonStr1.mat, whole genome shotgun sequence genomic window:
- the DDB2 gene encoding DNA damage-binding protein 2 has product MAPVNQPKDKKRERACQHWPEEAKSAGKRKRDYGERGNEKQEKKLFVRKASRPSGKIGCSGGGFVMRNKRVLSSQLERRCSIVHYVYQKMLGGSMQAQLRQRLELAFVRSLSSYCLFRRASPFDRRVTCLEWHPTHPSTLAVGSKGGDIILWDCEVLAKTCFIKGKGPGDSLGDIKFSPYEAEKLYVASGDGTLSLQDLEGRAVQVISRALDCGHEHHNVCCWYCSVDVSASCRAVVTGDNVGNVVLLSTSGEEVWKLKLHKKKVTHVEFNSRCEWMFATASVDQTVKIWDLRNIKNKTNFLHLLPHEKPVNAAYFSPTHGAKLLSTDQHNEIRVYSSSDWTKPQHLIPHPHRQFQHLTPIKATWHPRYDLIVVGRYPDPKFPGYTLNELRTVDVFDGNTGEMVCQLYDPNASGIISLNKFNPMGDTLASGMGFNILIWNQEEMAAKKHEHLLKAMTNEEIEP; this is encoded by the exons ATGGCTCCAGTAAACCAGCCAAAGGACAAGAAGCGTGAGAGGGCATGTCAGCATTGGCCAGAAGAAGCAAAATCAGCTGGGAAGAGGAAACGGGACTATGGAGAACGAGGGAAtgagaaacaagaaaagaagTTGTTTGTGAGAAAAGCATCTAGACCCTCAGGGAAAATCG GTTGCAGTGGAGGTGGATTTGTGATGAGAAACAAGAGAGTCCTTTCCTCTCAGCTGGAGCGGCGATGCAGCATTGTTCATTATGTCTACCAGAAAATGCTGGGAGGCTCCATGCAAGCACAGCTCAGGCAG AGATTGGAGCTGGCTTTTGTGCGTTCTCTTTCCTCATACTGCCTCTTTCGAAGAGCAAGTCCTTTTGACAGGAGAGTGACATGTCTGGAATGGCACCCAACACACCCCAGTACGCTAGCTGTCGGTTCCAAAGGTGGAGACATAATCCTTTGGGATTGTGAAGTACTTGCTAAAACCTGCTTCATAAAGGGG AAAGGGCCAGGAGATTCTCTCGGAGACATCAAGTTCAGTCCTTATGAGGCAGAGAAGCTTTATGTGGCATCAGGTGATGGCACCCTAAGTCTGCAGGATCTTGAGGGCAGAGCGGTGCAGGTGATCTCTCGTGCCCTGGACTGTGGCCATGAGCATCATAATGTTTG TTGCTGGTACTGCAGTGTGGACGTTTCTGCAAGCTGCCGTGCAGTGGTGACAGGTGATAATGTGGGCAACGTGGTCCTACTCAGCACTTCTGGTGAAGAG GTCTGGAAACTGAAATTGCATAAGAAGAAAGTGACTCATGTAGAATTTAACTCCCGATGTGAGTGGATGTTTGCCACAGCATCTGTGGATCAGACAGTCAAAATCTGGGACCTCAGAAAcatcaaaaacaaaacaaactttcTTCATCTGCTTCCACATGAGAAACCTGTCAATGCAG CTTACTTCAGCCCAACACATGGTGCCAAGCTTCTGAGCACAGACCAGCACAATGAAATCAGGGTTTACTCATCTTCAGACTGGACCAAGCCGCAGCATCTGATTCCACATCCACATAGGCAGTTTCAGCACCTCACACCTATTAAG GCAACGTGGCATCCTCGCTATGACCTCATTGTCGTAGGTCGCTACCCAGACCCCAAGTTCCCTGGGTACACGCTGAACGAGCTGCGAACTGTGGATGTGTTTGATGGCAACACCGGCGAGATGGTTTGTCAGCTCTACGATCCAAATGCTTCTGGGATCATCTCG ctcAATAAATTTAACCCTATGGGAGACACACTGGCCTCTGGCATGG gcTTTAATATTCTGATCTGGAACCAGGAGGAGATGGCAGCCAAGAAGCATGAACATCTCTTGAAAGCCATGACAAATGAGGAGATTGAACCATGA